Below is a window of Deltaproteobacteria bacterium CG11_big_fil_rev_8_21_14_0_20_49_13 DNA.
TCACCTACCACCTATCACCGATAACTATCCTAGAAATAGGATCGGGCAGAGGCGATTTCCTGTTCTATTTGGCCGAAAACAACCCCAATAACGAGATAATCGGCATAGAACTGAAATCACGGCGTTATTTTAAACTGATAGACAGGGTAATAGAACGGGGTCTAAAAAACGTTAAGGTCATCCAGGCAGATGGCCGTGAGGCGGTTGCAGGCGGTTTAGCTCCCGAAAGTCTGGACGAGATACATGTGAACTTTCCGGACCCGTGGCCCAAACGAAAGCACACGAAAAACAGGCTCTTGTCTAAAGAGTTCGCAAGAAATTGCAAGGTGATATTAAAAAAGGGCGGATTCCTGTCGTTCATCACCGATTCAAAGGACTACGCCGACGCAGTCTTCAAGGAATCTTCCAAGATCGAAGGTTTTAAATTCTCAAGAGAGGAGAATGCCAGCGTCTTTCCCACCTTCTTCGCCCAAAAGTGGCTCAAAGATGGCCGCAAGTTTTACATGATGAAGTGGATCAGATCATAATTGCCATCACACAGGAAAAAATAAGTTTGCAATAGTCAGCCAACGGAGTTAATCTGAAGACCGGATGACAAAAAAGATACTCATAGTTGACGATGACAAACATCTAAGGACCCTTTTAGAATCGCGCCTTAAAAGCTGGGGCTATAACGTTATATTAGCCGACGACGGGAACAAGGGGCTTGAGCTTGCCAGAAAAAAGGCCCCTGACCTGATACTTTTGGACATAGTAATGCCCAACCTCGACGGTTATCAGTTCTCACTTCTAATGAAATCCGACGAACGTCTCAAAAAGATACCCGTTATAATGCTCACCAGCATGAACGAACAGATAGACGTTATAACGGGCAGGGCCTTCGGGGCGGTGGAATACATAACAAAACCTTTCGATCCTGAAAAACTCCATGAGGCTATCAAGAAACTTTTGTAGGGAAGAACTCTAATGAAAAACATGTTACCCAAAAGGATCAAAAAAATCGCACAATACAACTTCGGCTTTGTTGTTCTTGGAATACTGATCGTTTTGATATCTGCATATGAATACCATCAAAAAGACTTTTATGCCGGATCCGCGAGCGAATACAAAATTATTGTATCGATTTTGATTCTGTTGGCCGTGAGCGTTCTTTTAATTTTCTGCTTTATCAGAAGGGATATCAAGGACCTCACTGAAACCTCTGAAATGCTCGAAAAGATGAACGACGCCGCCCAGGATAGCATCATATTAATGGATAATAACGGTAAAGTGGCTAGGTGGAACAAGTCTTCCGAGAGGATCTTTGGCTATTCGGAGAATGAGATCAAGGGCAAAGACCTTCATATGATCCTCGCGCCCAAAAGATATCATGATAATCACAAAAAAGGGTTCACTTTATTCAAGGATACCGGCAAGGGAGATATGGTAGGCAGAACGCTGGAGTTTTTTGCCCTTCATAAGAGCGGAGAGGAGTTTCCCATCGAAATCTCGCTTACATCGGTAAATTTGGCAGGCAAATGGTGCGGACTGGGCATAGTAAGGGATATAACAGAAAGAAAACGTTCAGCGGCATCGTTAAAGACCGAAAGTGAACGTATCGAAAAGATATTAAGAACAACGCCAAGCGCGGTCTTCAGCGTGGACCGTAATAGAATGGTAACAAGCTGGAACAACAGGGCCGAGCAGATAACCGGATACGCCGCCCAAGAGGTTTTGGGCAGATGTTGCACCCT
It encodes the following:
- the trmB gene encoding tRNA (guanosine(46)-N7)-methyltransferase TrmB codes for the protein MIFCRKRQASMAIARTEPGSKWHKTPLCYPASIYLPITYHLSPITILEIGSGRGDFLFYLAENNPNNEIIGIELKSRRYFKLIDRVIERGLKNVKVIQADGREAVAGGLAPESLDEIHVNFPDPWPKRKHTKNRLLSKEFARNCKVILKKGGFLSFITDSKDYADAVFKESSKIEGFKFSREENASVFPTFFAQKWLKDGRKFYMMKWIRS